A genomic window from Zootoca vivipara chromosome Z, rZooViv1.1, whole genome shotgun sequence includes:
- the ZBTB34 gene encoding zinc finger and BTB domain-containing protein 34, with translation MDNSSLIQFDVPEYSSTVLSQLNELRLQGKLCDIIVHIQGQPFRAHKAVLAASSPYFRDHSALSTMSGLSISVIKNPSVFEQLLSFCYTGRMSLQLKDVVSFLTAASFLQMQCVIDKCTQILESIHSKISVGEVDSVTVGAEDAPENHNGVKDESYFANPVEISPPYCSQVRQSTSGSDLRMETAPNKSFRNRLQEEGHSDRGSSGSISEYEIQIEGDNDQGDLVVRESQAAEVKVKMEKSDRPSCSDSSSLGDDGYHTEMVDGEQVVAVNIGSYSSVLHNAYSYSHGSSQSANAPDTFGSLRNSSSSRSMLGALRGRGRQKRISTSYLHSDVSAQGADAESAANHPGYENSPRERNSRGHWYAYSERLICIYCGKSFNQKGSLDRHMRLHMGITPFVCKYCGKKYTRKDQLEYHIRGHTDDKPFRCEVCGKCFPFQGTLNQHLRKNHPGVAEVRSRVESPERTEAYIEQRDDDALASETLDYSMDIQTSD, from the coding sequence ATGGACAACAGCAGTTTAATCCAGTTTGACGTTCCCGAGTACAGCAGCACCGTACTGAGCCAGTTGAATGAGCTCCGCCTGCAGGGAAAGCTTTGTGATATCATTGTGCATATTCAGGGTCAGCCATTTAGAGCTCACAAAGCTGTCCTAGCtgccagttctccatatttccgtGACCATTCTGCATTAAGTACCATGAGCGGCCTCTCAATATCAGTTATTAAAAATCCCAGTGTCTTTGAACAGTTGCTTTCTTTTTGTTACACTGGAAGGATGTCCTTGCAACTTAAGGATGTTGTTAGCTTTCTAACTGCAGCtagttttctgcagatgcagtgTGTCATTGATAAGTGCACACAGATTCTTGAAAGTATCCATTCAAAGATCAGCGTCGGTGAAGTTGACTCTGTTACTGTTGGTGCTGAAGATGCTCCGGAAAACCACAACGGTGTTAAAGATGAGAGCTATTTTGCCAATCCAGTGGAAATCTCTCCTCCCTATTGCTCTCAGGTGCGGCAGTCTACTTCGGGCAGTGATTTAAGAATGGAAACAGCTCCAAACAAATCTTTCCGTAACCGTCTACAAGAAGAAGGGCACTCAGACCGTGGTAGTAGTGGGAGCATTTCGGAATATGAGATTCAGATTGAAGGTGATAATGACCAAGGGGACTTGGTAGTCAGAGAGAGCCAGGCTGCTGAGGTGAAAGTTAAAATGGAAAAATCTGACCGACCAAGTTGCTCAGATAGCTCTTCTCTTGGTGATGATGGGTATCACACTGAAATGGTGGACGGGGAGCAAGTAGTGGCTGTTAACATTGGCTCCTACAGTTCTGTATTGCACAATGCCTACTCATATTCCCATGGCTCATCCCAGTCTGCTAATGCACCAGATACCTTTGGAAGCCTGAGAAACTCAAGCTCTTCAAGATCCATGCTAGGCGCTCTTAGAGGCCGTGGCCGTCAAAAACGGATCTCTACTAGCTACTTGCATAGTGATGTTTCAGCACAAGGAGCTGATGCGGAATCTGCAGCAAATCACCCAGGTTACGAAAACAGTCCACGGGAAAGGAATTCAAGAGGTCACTGGTATGCATACAGTGAAAGATTAATCTGTATATACTGTGGGAAGTCTTTCAACCAGAAAGGGAGTCTTGATAGGCACATGAGGCTGCACATGGGAATAACCCCCTTTGTGTGCAAATATTGTGGGAAGAAGTACACGCGCAAGGACCAACTCGAGTACCATATCCGTGGCCACACAGATGACAAACCTTTCCGCTGTGAGGTCTGTGGAAAATGTTTCCCTTTCCAGGGAACTTTAAACCAGCACCTGCGAAAGAATCATCCCGGTGTAGCAGAAGTAAGAAGCAGAGTTGAGTCTCCAGAAAGAACAGAAGCCTATATCGAACAGAGAGATGATGATGCTTTAGCCTCTGAAACGCTGGATTACAGCATGGATATACAGACATCTGATTAA